A stretch of the Papaver somniferum cultivar HN1 chromosome 6, ASM357369v1, whole genome shotgun sequence genome encodes the following:
- the LOC113285471 gene encoding purine permease 3-like: MPLIELIFGEAIRNISYSILLQFQFILSLFATIVCIIAMLVNKDFQAIPREANDFELGKAKYYIIMVVNAIIWQLSVVGSVGLIFYTSSRFTGILGAVLVPFTGVATDIFYHESFTGLKGMALVLCL; encoded by the exons ATGCCTCTAATTGAACTTATTTTTGGTGAAGCAATTAGAAACATCAGTTACTCAATTTTGTTGCAGTTCCAGTTCATTCTTTCCCTTTTTGCAACCATCGTTTGCATCATTGCGATGCTAGTCAATAAGGATTTTCAG GCTATACCTAGAGAAGCGAATGATTTCGAACTTGGCAAAGCCAAGTATTATATCATAATGGTCGTGAACGCAATAATATGGCAATTATCAGTTGTTGGAAGCGTGGGCTTAATTTTCTATACAAGTTCCCGTTTCACCGGTATACTTGGGGCAGTTCTAGTTCCATTTACAGGAGTCGCAACCGACATATTTTATCATGAAAGTTTCACGGGATTGAAAGGAATGGCATTAGTATTATGTCTTTAG